The segment gggggaacagtttgcagggtgatctgcaataaggtatgttcagtcatttatttctagacaagactgagataatgctagaagactgacaatatccccatgtggagagggtaagctatgttcacagacttagtaaggaattgaatgcttacataatagggctaattatgctggttgacacttattcagggcaatcgattgtttggctaaggaaaaatagttttgcaagacactttgaaagcccttttgggggttttttctggggttattaccacatggctgttttttagtcacttaggagtgatttactaggcctcacagctccggagtagagtgggaggggcctaattgcctcagagaaagtaaagcataaattctgttttttatttttctctgtgtctccatttatttaaagactgctgttaacttgtaattcacaaatcaattgaaagctgttgcattgtgtttttaatatgtgctgcttttatacaagtttatattaatgaaaaggagatgagtcatttaaaaaatatatgtaattattgcagttaaatgtttttagaaataatgccactgtaaagtaactggttaaacacatagtcaaagggagacatttaaaattaaactttcatgattgaggtagagcatgctatcttaatagacttttctagttatttatattttgagaattagcatcaactgttactggccccatgtcagcaaatcaaattagtttttgaaaagaacatgaaagtcaaaattacatttccatcattcagatagaaattgcacacaaaaaataaataaactttctattttacttttattattatgtacttcattcttttggtatcctttggtgtcctttgttgaagagcatacctaagtgggatgtggacgtgcgtttcttgagcaccataatgtagcagctgtgttggcagtattgaatgtgtgtctgtgtatgtgtctctgtgtgtgtgtatgtgtctgtgtgtgtgtatgtgtctatctgTGTGTGGTGAGacgctgcagaaaatttttcactaaaaaaaatctcatcgcagaaaataaaaaagttctgcctctgggagtgTCTGTTTAAAATAAGTGGCATTGAATCACTCTGAGCAAAAGATTTGCTTTTGGACTCCCATGATTTTGTTCCATAAGAATATGGTTCTATCAAGGGTCGTTATCATGGTTATTACCTAATTAGCCCTCTGAACGTATCATTTGCCCTATTTTAGTGTTGAGAGGAGCAAGCTAGAGGAGTGGGTTATTGAGTGTGCTACAAACAGGTAATAATAGGGAGTACATTTGGGATTGGGAAAAACTGCtataaaaaatatttgcatattGCATCTAGGTATCTCACTGGTACACACACGCACTACTTTCTTTTATGGAAAAACATGCAACCTTGATCCATATAATCTTTTTTTCATagaaatttaattaatttttttagatttttcattAAGAAACTGAACACTGAGAACTGCATATGTATTTACCAAATGGCTTATAGGCACAACCATGTAAACCTTATCAAAGCAGCTTTAGAGTATATATGCTAGCACTTCATTGCTCTATCTGGAAAAGATTTTCTTTATTTAGACTTGGAAGAATTAGCAAATgtccatgtgtgtgtttgtatatatgtatgtgtgtgtgtgtgtgtatatatatatatatatatatgtatatgtgtgtgtttgtgtatatatgtatgtgtatatatatatatatatatatatatatatatatgtgtgtatatgtatatatagatatagaaagacAAAACAgagaagcactccaaaggtctttcaaAAGAATAgtcactttaatagtgaacgttttagGATCACAGGGgatccgtcctcagacttacaaagtttgtaagtctgaggacggatcCCCTgtgatccgaaaacgttcactattaaagtgacTATTCTTttgaaagacctttggagtgcttctcTGTTTTGTCTATATCACTTTTGTGACAGCACCCAGGGCTTATGTTCTTTgaaaatctggagtgcactttgttcagtgtatgtatatatatatatatatatatatatatatatatatatatattatattgatttcatattgaatttgatgctgggagaagccacgccccaagacacaccctctccaccccATTTAAAATATGTcaaggaatcttctgggcaaaaggtggcaaccccagTTGTGGCTCTTACTTTTGTAGTTTGAGGTCTTTTGTGTTTAGTGCCACCCTCTGAACTTAGGATCATCTTACCCtttttgacctcctcctagtggcatgaAATGTATACCATATGTTATAGAGAACTCTGGACCTAAATCATTCCTAAAGAAAATGTATCTGGCAAGTGTAAAATTGTTTTCAAAGACGGATTACTCATTTATGAATAATCACATTCCTCTTAAAACTCAGCATagtaataagaaaaagaaaaaattaaataaaataatgccATACAAAACTTCTTTATATAGATTTTCAAAAAAGGTACCAATTCTACACTCCCCTAGTTTTTTAATTTGCATACCTGCACATTTTGTTATTGAGGTTATTGTTGAAGTATGGAGGGTTTCTTTAGAGTTACTCATTTTTTCTCAAATTGGAccagaaatttaattttttttttttctttttttagatttttcATTAAGAAACTCAACACTGAGAACTGCATATGTATTTACCAAATGGCTTATAGGCACAACCATGTAAACCTTATCAAAGCAGCTTTAGAGTATATATGCTGGCACTTCATTGCTCTATCTGGAAAAGAAGATTTTCTTTATCTAGACTTGGAAGAATTAGCAAATGTCCTCTCCTCAGATAAACTGATGGTTCCCTCAGAGCTATATGTATATTGTTTGGCTTGTCGCTGGTGGGAATTTCACAACACCAAGCATAAATCACTCCCAGAAGAACTGATTAGAGTTATCCGTTTTCGACTCATTCTTCCATACGAGCTTGGAGAGGTGAAGTCTGGCATATGTGACATTTCTTGTCTTCAGGATCCCTCAAGTTTCCAGTTACGTCAAGGAATGTATGAGGAAAGGATAATTTGCTTTGACTTTCAGGACAAAGAAGGTGAGATACTTGAAGATTCTGATTATCATATGGACATTTATGATCTAAATTCTGGGGAATGGACCCAGCTGCCATCCGTGAGGTCCCGTTCGAATGCTAAATATGTAGCTATTGGGAGGCATTTGTATATGACAGGAGGATCACAAGAGGATGTgaactttcattattttgtttctAACAAACTTAATATGTATGACTCTGAATTAAATGAATGGATGGAGTTACCTTCTATGGCGGAACCTAGGTGTTCTCATGGTTTCCTAGCTTATAACCAGAAATTGTATGCAGTGGGAGGTTGCAATGATACCACAGTCACCAATTCTGCAGAGTGCTTTAATGTACAACAAAATTGTTGGAGCAAAATATCCAACCTGCCTAAACCAGTGAATAGCTTTGCCTCTACACAGTTAAAAGGCAAACTCTATCTCATTGGTGGAGACACTACAACCAGTAACTCTGACCTATATCATAGAGGGTTCCTTGTATACAACACATTTACAGATGCATGGAGCCAGTTTGCACGTAATATAGTAGTATCATCTGCAGGGGCAGTGGCATTGGACAACAAGGTATTTGTTATTGGTGGTTACACTCCAAAAATTTACTATGGAAAATATGGACAGATGATAAGAGCCACTTCTAAATGTTTTTGTTTGAATGATCAGGGTCAAGTTTGCCTTGATTGCCCAGTGCCTCAACTTCCTAAACATCTTGCAACAGCTGGGGTTGTACTTTGGAAGAGAAGAATTTATGTTCTAGGTGGTGGAGACTTTGAAAGTGAAAACTATTCTAACCACATATATTACTGGACTCCAGGTGATTCAAAGTGGACAGAATGCAGGGAACTTATGCCTATTGAATTTGGAGTAATTGATTTTGGATGCGCCATGATGCAATTTCCATTAAAACCTTTTCAATCTCTTATCTCTGCTAGAAGAGCACTTGGCAAATAGCTAATTTAGACATACCTGAACTTTCTATAAGGGGAAATTTAAACTTTACATGAAATGTTCTGTGTATATTCGGGTTATAAAATGCAGGTTGTTTGGCTGTAGTGAATAAATTAAATTTTCTTGCAATTTATTGATGTAGCTTTTAGTCTCGTTGCTTGGGTGCTATTCCATTTTGTTTCTCATCATAGCAGTGCAGGTGACTTTTTGTTgttggtgtgtttttttgtgttttttgtccctTCTTTCTTTTGCTTGCAGTTTTTATGCATTTCTCTGTTGAGAATGAATGATTCCTATCCTATATTACTTCCTGGTGAAACCTTACATAAACTTGATACACCAAATCCACAAGTGGGTATttgttaaatttataaaaaaaataataataatttacaaactgAAATGGCATGCTCAAAATATATGGGTCAATTCATATCAAGTAGTCCAACATaggttgtttgttttatttttttttatttttttcatgtaactggcaagagtccatgagctagtgatgtatagaatatacaatcctaccaggaggggccgagtttcccaaacctcaaaatgcctataaatacaccccttaccacacccacaattcagttttacaaactttgcctccctatggaggtggtgaagtaagtttatgcttgaTTTCTTTGAtttcttctaagcattctgaagcccaattcctctcagagtacagtgtttgtcagagggatgtgaagagagtatcgcctattgagtttttatgttttttctcatGGAAAATCTGTTCAAgagttctgttatcggtcgtagggattcatctccataactcccttttcagatcgactatatactttTATACcaatacctctgctgatagttttcagtactggtttggctaattctggttggattattttttttcagcggaaaatggctgttattattttatccctccctctcgagtgactcttctgtggagttccacatcttgggtattactatcccatacgtcactagctcatggactcttgccaatatgaaagaaattaattcatcaggtaagttcttacaaaaattatgttttctttcatttaagtggcaagagtccatgagctagtaacctATGGGATTTgatatacccaagatgtgggagggataaaataaaaatggctatattcgctgagaaattaaatccaaataatagtttttcttaaaaattattaaaaaaaacctcaaatcCTAGGCActgaaggacttttctaccaaatacttcttctgaagaagcaaacgcatcaaaatggtaatatttagtaaatgtatgcaaagacgaccaaattgctgctttgcaaatgtgattaactgaagcttcattcttgaaagcccaataagtggcaacttatctagtggaatgagctgtaattctctctctgaggcagagacttccctgcctccaaataagctttgtgaatcaagttttaaccaagatgccaaagaaatggcagaggctttctgaactTTCCGGgactagactagaagtctttctgaaatctttagtagcctcaacataatatttcaaagctcttaccacatcttaagaatgtaaagacctttcaagagtattcttaggattgggacacaagggaagaacaacaatttccctattaatgttgatggaattcacaaccttaggcaaaaatttaaacaaagtctgtaaaacagctttatcttgatgaaaaatccgaTAAGgacactcacaagagagagcagacaactcagatagccaaaagaaataacactttcaaagaaagtagttaaATATCCAAAGTATGCATAGTCTCAAAAGGAGAGccctgtaaaatcttcaataccaaattgagactccaaggaggagaaatagatttaataacaggtttgacatgaaccaaagcctgaacaaaacagtgaatatcaggaagcttagcaatcttcctatgaaataagaaaaagttcagagatttgtcctttcaaagtatttgcaggcaaacctttatccaaaccatcctgaagaaactgtaaaatattaaggattctaaatgaatgccaagaataatcatgagtggaacaccatgaaatatagttttaccaaacgcgataataaatctttcttgaaacagacttacaagcctgtatcatagtgctaatcactgagtcagagaaacctctatgactaagcactaaacgttgaACCAAGGCTggaaactggacattcggacatggttcacataccaaaacctgtgaggccatgctggtgctatcaaacacataagattgttccattatgatcttagagatcactcttggaagaagaaccagaggtggaaagatgtaagcagattggtaaaaccagggtactgctagagcatccatcatttccgtctgaggatccctggacctggaaaggtatctgggaagtctcttgttcagatgagaggccttCAGATGTGTTTCTGGaacaccccacatctgtacaatttgaaaaaactcatctggatggagagaccactctccagaTGTAAagaatgacggctgagataatccgcttcccaattgtctacacctggaatatgaatcacagagatTTGACAATAGTTGGATTCTGCcaaaaagtattagagatacttctttcattgctaaaggactgcgagtcccccccttgatgattgacatatgccactgttgtgatattgtctgtttgaaaacaaatgtaaaattctctagaagccaagcctgaagagctctgagaatagcaCATACTTCTAAatatagattggtaacctcgcctcttgaggattccaaaccccttgtgctgtctgacccccagacagctccccaacctgtaagactgtaagacttgcatctgtagtgatcacagtccaggaaggatgaacaaaggaggccccttgaacaataagataATGGTTTAACTAGAAAGTCAGACAAAGTTAAGTGTTGGAATTCAGGTATATCAACTAtgatatcggagtataatccctgcaccactggtgcaacatgcaaaaaaACTTtagagcaaaggagattgcgtccgatgctgtaatcataaaacctaaaacttcaatgcacatagtCAATGAAGAGAataaaagagactgaaggtttacaCAAGCTAAGAACaattagagtcatggacactgaatctatctggaaacctaaaaaagatgacctttgtctgaagaatcaagaaaatcttaggtaaattgatcctccaaccatattgaAGAAacattagttgttttgtgtgagattctgctaaatgaaaagactgagctagtaccaagacatCATccaaaacaccgcaataccctgctctctgattacagaaagaagggcactgaAAACCTTCGAGAAAATTCATGgtgctgttgctaggtcaaatggaagagcgacaaaattGATAATGCATGTCTataaaaaaagaatctcagaaaacaatattgTAGGCagaagtccttatagtcaccaacttggttgggactcttacaaaacgatataaagttttcagatccaggattggtctaaaaaaaaaatcttcctcctTTGGGACAATGTatggatttgaatagaaacccaatccctgttcctgctgagaaactggtacaatcacccctgaaaactctagaacTGAAGCACATTTCAAAAAAAACCTAAGCCTTCATagagtttgttggaacatgagtaagaatcttcccatgggaggcctCATTCTAAAACCTATTTGAAACCCTTGAGAAACCATATTCtatagattttggactgaatccgtccaaatgtcttaaaataacttaATCTTCCCCCAACAGAAGAACTGGTTtgtgggccgcaccttcatgcagacttaaggGCTAAATTTGGTTttattataaggcttggatttattccaatatgGAGATgctctccaattagagccagaggccttagaaaaaagagaggttttctgttctctattctgacgaaaggaacaaaaacaaattagCTTCAAATTTACACTTAAATTATTTGTCTAGGGACAGAATAAAAAACTCCCCTACCCCCATATATagtagataatagaatccaattgagaaccaaacaaattattaccctgaaaagataataatttatatttaggcACCATGTCAGTATTTCAAGATTtaaaaccataaagctcttctaattagaatagctaaaaacatagatctGACATTAATCTTAAATGACATCAACTATAATATCATACATAAAATGATTTACATgtagaagtaaaagaacaatgttatatacttcaggatctgataactgctacgCTAAACAATCCAGCTAGAAAGTtgaagcagcaacatcagccatagatatagctggttaaagaatataaccagtatgtaaatatgctcttctaaggtaaGATTTAAGCTTCCTTAAAGGATCCTGAAAAGTACTATCTCCtataggaatagtaatacgttcccaaaactctaaactagccacaggtaaaggataaaaCTTCTTAAACCCAAATGAAGGGGAAAAGGGGTACCAGGTTTAGAGCATTCTGTAGCAATCATATTACAGATAGCATCTGAAATAAGAAAAAACTTCAGGAtcaacctcagaagttttaaacacAGAATTTAATCAATTATTACCTTAGCTattaagaggactagactcctcaatacctaaagtaaacaatactttcTTAATAGAGAATAAATATgttcaaattttaaataaaaagatttgacaatttctgtctctgatgcaggatcctctgagacagaggaaccctcatcagaagaggatacttTAGTATGCGGTCGTTCAGTTCAAAATTCATAAGATCTATGACAAGTTTAGAAAgatcttttacatttattttgaaggcgcaatagcagtcatagcctcctTATGGCTGcagcaaaaacatttttatatctgCAGGATTATCAGGTACATTAAACtgagaaaataaaaacagtatttgtactcatagaaacattatcagcattaaatatgataaaacaagtgccacataattgagctgaagaaataaaatcagcttgtCAACaataacacacttagctttgtggAATTGTGTTTCGGCATCTTAGTTCctatagtaacatcagaggcaggatcagtttgagacatcttgcaaaatgtaacacaaaagaaaaaataacatttaacaaaTTATCCAATTTCCACAATGTTACAGTTTCAGAAATGAGAAAAAAAGCTCATGATAAAACtcttatagaaaaaataaaatcaaaagcaagcatcatagctcttGTAAAATATGAGAGCAGCGAACAAAAGAGGGAGAGGCTTTATATAACAAATGTAGGTTCCAGAAATGACgtaaacaaagatgacgcaaatgcagaggaaAAAACTTGACGTCAAAgtcaactcgcatcataacaggcTCGACTTCGCGCACAaaaaaatttgcgtcaacaaagacgcaagaaatgacgcgACTCGAGTCACAACAGacgcaactttgcgccaaaaatgatgcaataaaaaatAGAATTTTGCGTCATCGCGGGCCTAGTTTGCCCATGAAAATTTAGAAAAACAGACCCAAGTTACaactaaggtaagaaaaaaatacctaaattctccataaacataatttccatgctgaaactgttggactgcaaagggaaataaacacagacatgactcattgcaaatatatgcaatatatatatatttaaatctttataatattagtgccaaacatagctgagagtgtcttaaaaaatgatatatgcttaccagaagacacccatccacatatagcagacagccaaaccagtactgaaacatatcagcagtggtaatggtagaggagtataattttGATCCGTAAAggaaggcagcagatgaatccctgcgaccgatttacagagagccctagaatagatttcccataggcgaaaacatggtatcattaggcaatactcccttcacatccctcagacaaacactgtactttgagaggaattcggcttcaaaatgcttagaagagcctttcacagaagaaatcaagcacatcttgcttcacctcCTCCAAAGGAGGCCAAGTTTGTAAATCTcgggtatgagtgaggtgggaggtgtatttataggcattttgagctttggaaaactttgccccctccttttaggaatgtatatcccatacgtcactagctcatggactcttgccacttgcatgaaagaaatgtatatttctttcctaagatatggtgagtccacggcatcattaatTACTATTAATATCactcctgggcagcaggaggaggcaaagagcaccacagccaaactgcCAAGTATCACTTACCCTACCacaaactccagtcattctctttgccttcggtgcaaggaggaggtaaagatttTGGTGTCTGCAAGaaatggatttatttcacttcaatcaagattttattattttgaaagccagagtaggtttgctctgatctttcctctcaagattgggtatagccgtactccactgtagtctcttcagtagggcagtagtggcttttaagcagttaggaacttgtggagtgggctttgctgcgtttcctaacattttgctgccctggtatagaaagcctgagtaggtttactctctccttttattttcttctgttatgtgtgatcagtccacgggtcatcattacttctgggat is part of the Bombina bombina isolate aBomBom1 chromosome 6, aBomBom1.pri, whole genome shotgun sequence genome and harbors:
- the LOC128664586 gene encoding kelch-like protein 5; this translates as MRIKSREIAHALKPILPTTKSPPFNSYPASDVSASLRMRFTAKCRHILTWVVGQVEKLQGGSSQCDDTEFPYPVFENDLHITSLSGLEKSIEHMSFNNENDEEDIVKDFQPTLEKSILNGLQELYLSQTLCDAILVVEDKRFFCHKVILSSVSPYFRSMYTSCLKESEHGEVVLLDISACVMQTVLTFIYTGAISLTLDNAKEMFTTSSRLHIVPLQDLCARFFIKKLNTENCICIYQMAYRHNHVNLIKAALEYICWHFIALSGKEDFLYLDLEELANVLSSDKLMVPSELYVYCLACRWWEFHNTKHKSLPEELIRVIRFRLILPYELGEVKSGICDISCLQDPSSFQLRQGMYEERIICFDFQDKEGEILEDSDYHMDIYDLNSGEWTQLPSVRSRSNAKYVAIGRHLYMTGGSQEDVNFHYFVSNKLNMYDSELNEWMELPSMAEPRCSHGFLAYNQKLYAVGGCNDTTVTNSAECFNVQQNCWSKISNLPKPVNSFASTQLKGKLYLIGGDTTTSNSDLYHRGFLVYNTFTDAWSQFARNIVVSSAGAVALDNKVFVIGGYTPKIYYGKYGQMIRATSKCFCLNDQGQVCLDCPVPQLPKHLATAGVVLWKRRIYVLGGGDFESENYSNHIYYWTPGDSKWTECRELMPIEFGVIDFGCAMMQFPLKPFQSLISARRALGK